The following coding sequences lie in one Spirosoma sp. KUDC1026 genomic window:
- a CDS encoding helix-turn-helix domain-containing protein, which produces MRQLRLDKGLSVSELANKAGLSVSYVTEIEKGRKYPKADKISALATAMNVDYDTLVSLKLSKKLEPISDLLRSKFLTEIPLELFGIDPSDLLELLAEAPAKVSAMIRTFMDIALSYNMSVERLYQTMLRSYQEMHDNHFPELEADADRFLASFAGQGQMVHETLLANLLKTQYGTKIDYFDPLVNPDLMSLRSVYRPESATLYLNAGLSSEQRVFILAREVGFQYLALKNRPYTYSWVEAESFEQILNNYKASYFAGAILIRRDALIEKISALFAQESWDNDRFLALIHEFGSTPERFFYRLSNILPSHFGIDQLFFYRFNHTAGQTTFQLTKEMHLSRQQGPRRIADEHFCRRWIALTILQELSFLQQNKGQNETLCRAQLSEYADSGLQYLIISVAHPFQAATQQNMSVSMCFAMNDTLRSKVKFLQTDPASAPFRVVNDACERCSLFDCRERVAAPTVLQKKRQFASMKQAMEKFR; this is translated from the coding sequence AGCTTCGCCTTGACAAAGGATTGTCTGTCAGCGAATTAGCCAACAAAGCAGGTTTATCCGTTTCGTACGTCACCGAAATAGAAAAAGGCCGAAAGTACCCCAAAGCCGATAAAATCTCGGCTCTCGCCACAGCCATGAATGTGGATTACGATACGCTGGTATCGCTAAAGTTGAGCAAAAAGCTGGAGCCAATTTCGGATCTTCTGCGGTCGAAGTTTCTGACCGAGATTCCACTGGAATTATTTGGGATCGACCCCTCTGATCTCCTTGAATTATTGGCCGAAGCGCCCGCTAAAGTCAGTGCAATGATCCGTACGTTTATGGATATTGCGCTAAGCTACAATATGAGCGTTGAGCGGCTTTACCAAACTATGTTACGCTCTTACCAGGAAATGCATGATAATCATTTCCCGGAGCTGGAAGCCGACGCAGATCGTTTTCTGGCGTCCTTTGCCGGACAGGGGCAAATGGTGCATGAAACGTTGCTGGCCAACCTGTTAAAAACACAGTATGGCACAAAAATTGACTATTTCGACCCGCTCGTTAACCCGGATCTGATGTCGCTCCGGTCAGTATACCGGCCGGAGAGTGCTACGTTGTACCTGAACGCGGGCTTATCTTCCGAACAGCGCGTTTTTATTCTGGCGCGGGAAGTGGGCTTTCAGTATCTGGCACTCAAGAACCGGCCTTATACCTATTCGTGGGTGGAGGCCGAGTCGTTCGAGCAGATTTTGAATAATTACAAGGCTTCTTATTTCGCCGGTGCCATTCTGATCCGACGCGACGCCCTTATCGAAAAGATCTCCGCGCTATTCGCGCAGGAAAGTTGGGACAACGACCGCTTTCTGGCCCTGATTCACGAATTTGGCTCGACCCCTGAGCGCTTCTTTTATCGGCTCAGTAACATTCTGCCAAGTCATTTCGGAATTGATCAGCTATTTTTCTACCGGTTTAACCACACCGCCGGGCAGACAACGTTTCAGCTCACAAAAGAAATGCACCTGTCGCGGCAACAGGGACCGCGTCGCATTGCCGATGAACACTTCTGCCGCCGGTGGATTGCCTTGACGATTTTGCAGGAATTATCGTTCCTGCAGCAGAACAAAGGGCAGAACGAAACCCTTTGCCGGGCGCAACTATCTGAGTATGCCGACTCGGGTTTACAATACCTGATTATCTCCGTCGCTCATCCATTTCAGGCGGCAACGCAACAGAACATGAGCGTGTCGATGTGTTTTGCGATGAACGACACACTCCGAAGCAAAGTGAAATTTCTGCAGACAGATCCGGCCAGTGCCCCTTTCCGTGTCGTGAATGACGCCTGCGAGCGCTGCTCT